Proteins encoded by one window of Yamadazyma tenuis chromosome 2, complete sequence:
- the CTF1 gene encoding Transcriptional activator of fatty acid utilization (EggNog:ENOG503NXH2; COG:K) codes for MVNKPEKEKVTKTPATAAKPKAFTIKYKRPRGSRACVVCRQRKVRCDAEIHIPCTNCITFGCDCELPMVKKRGNGAPDGRKRKEDEIIKTEDDESVEFIKDPSPKAKAHSNSSEPVLNISQVSIPPSLTSKYKNRPSVHKKELMLSKAKASFTFLGSSSVGVIAQNVGDNHVQLNEDVFDVNENSLDSVELEILKIRGAFLLPDRELALDLINSYFEHIHPLMPVVNRTEFMNKFNDPNDNPPLMLLQAVLLCGCRISRNPLLLDSNNSNNLACLTLFRRAKALYETNYESDPIAIVQTLILIGTYWEGPEDVTKNSFYWTRVAIGLAQGFGLHRDVSKSPLSNNEKKIWRRVWWCLFEKDRNVAIAFGRPVVIDLSDCDVPMLTLEDFDENDPESGVVSSYPLNEKQALYFIHLVKLAEITGIILRHQYTVKAESMKKKNKFSIIQHCDMLMGIWFTNLPPQLTFSLNDVSKQDFFSCLLNAQYYNRLYLIHRSNLIRMARSNSTDPNNYKYPSWGISFQAARMIAIISKILYDKDCIYNCPVMFVYIVYSALLMLIYHVDSSNKLISSTASDSLVTLKTVMDQMSEVFPIAKVLLKLFEKYANDRINRAKVIERTGRIAMRQEMSSSKRALENEQNMKAYYGNSNTGGNENLTRDNGNTLNSDFMHTTSSVSSGVSPRAEPFVNRDPTTANFEQMVQEVKRPFQNELHQPQAKNNNQKKNIISPSSSMSFPDISLVTEDMPADSNFFQNFEPTQLFPNMADSRAQSPAISSMINQDDLRDSNDLANDQYMPPPHTPGGTFTTNFIDSTFINMNLQSGADNYIEDEMAGSLFNFQTPM; via the coding sequence ATGGTCAACAAACCCGAAAAAGAAAAGGTCACCAAAACCCCAGCGACTGCCGCTAAACCAAAAGCCTTCACCATCAAATACAAGCGCCCAAGAGGCTCCCGAGCGTGTGTGGTATGTCGGCAGCGGAAGGTGCGCTGTGACGCCGAAATACACATCCCGTGCACAAACTGCATCACGTTTGGGTGTGACTGTGAGTTACCAATGGTCAAAAAGAGAGGCAACGGCGCCCCCGATGGCAGAAAGCGTAAAGAAGACGAAATCATCAAGACTGAAGACGACGAGTCGGTGGAGTTTATCAAGGACCCGTCGCCCAAGGCCAAAGCCCACTCCAACTCCAGCGAGCCGGTGTTGAACATCTCTCAGGTATCGATTCCTCCGTCACTCACGTCCAAGTACAAAAACCGGCCACTGGTACACAAAAAGGAGTTGATGCTCAGCAAGGCCAAGGCCCTGTTCACGTTTTTGGGGTCGTCGTCGGTGGGAGTCATTGCCCAGAACGTTGGCGACAACCACGTCCAGTTGAATGAAGATGTATTCGATGTGAACGAAAATTCGTTGGACTCGGTCGAGTTGGAGATTCTCAAGATCAGAGGCGCTTTCCTCCTCCCGGACCGCGAGTTGGcgttggacttgatcaacagcTACTTCGAACACATCCACCCGTTGATGCCAGTGGTCAACCGTACCGAATTTATGAATAAATTCAATGACCCCAACGACAACCCACCACTTATGTTGCTCCAGGCAGTGCTCTTGTGTGGTTGTCGTATTTCCCGGAACCCGTTATTGTTGgactccaacaactccaacaacttggcGTGTTTGACTTTGTTCCGCCGGGCCAAGGCCTTGTACGAAACCAACTACGAAAGTGACCCCATTGCCATCGTCCAGacgttgattttgatcGGTACCTACTGGGAGGGCCCGGAGGATgtcaccaagaactccTTCTACTGGACCCGCGTGGCCATCGGCTTGGCCCAGGGATTTGGGCTCCACCGAGACGTTTCCAAGTCACCGCTCTCCAATAACGAAAAAAAAATCTGGCGCCGGgtgtggtggtgtttgttTGAGAAGGACCGCAACGTTGCCATTGCCTTTGGCAGACCCGTGGTGATCGACTTGAGCGACTGTGATGTGCCCATGTTAACTCTCGAAGACTTTGACGAAAACGACCCTGAATCGGGTGTGGTTTCATCGTACCCACTTAATGAAAAGCAGGCACTCTACTTTATCCACCTCGTCAAGTTGGCCGAGATTACCGGCATTATCTTGCGGCACCAATATACCGTTAAGGCCGAGTCgatgaaaaagaagaacaagtttTCCATCATCCAGCACTGTGATATGTTGATGGGGATTTGGTTCACCAACCTCCCACCGCAGTTGACATTTTCTCTCAACGATGTGTCAAAGCAGGACTTCTTCAGCTGTCTTTTGAACGCTCAGTACTATAATCGGTTGTACTTGATTCACCggtccaacttgatcagaATGGCTCGGTCCAATTCCACCGATCCCAACAACTACAAATATCCCTCGTGGGGGATCTCTTTCCAGGCCGCCCGTATGATTGCcatcatctccaagatcttgtacGACAAGGACTGTATCTACAATTGCCCGGTGATGTTTGTGTATATTGTCTACAGTGcgttgttgatgttgatcTACCATGTGGACTCTagcaacaagttgatctcGTCCACCGCGTCCGACTCGTTGGTGACGTTGAAAACCGTAATGGACCAGATGTCGGAGGTGTTCCCCATTGCCAAGGTGTTgctcaagttgtttgaaaagtacGCCAATGACCGCATCAATAGAGCCAAGGTCATCGAGAGAACCGGCAGAATCGCCATGCGACAGGAAATGAGCAGCTCCAAGAGGGCCTTGGAGAATGAGCAGAACATGAAGGCCTACTACGGCAACTCCAACACCGGTGGTAACGAAAACCTCACTCGTGATAATGGCAACACCCTCAACAGTGACTTCATGCATACCACGTCGCTGGTAAGCTCAGGCGTCTCTCCTCGGGCCGAGCCATTTGTTAACAGAGACcccaccaccgccaactTTGAGCAAATGGTACAGGAAGTAAAGAGACCATTCCAAAACGAGCTTCACCAACCTCAAGCTAAAAACAATAACCAGAAAAAGAATATCATCTCTCCGTCCTCGTCGATGTCTTTCCCAGACATTTCGTTGGTCACAGAAGATATGCCGGCTGACCTGAATTTCTTCCAGAACTTCGAGCCCACTCAATTGTTCCCCAATATGGCTGACAGTAGGGCCCAATCCCCTGCCATCTCCAGTATGATCAACCAAGACGATCTTCGGGACTCCAACgacttggccaatgacCAGTATATGCCTCCTCCGCATACCCCAGGTGGAactttcaccaccaacttcatcgacagtaccttcatcaatatGAACTTACAGTCAGGGGCTGACAACTACATCGAGGACGAGATGGCAGGCTCGCTTTTCAACTTTCAAACCCCCATGTAG
- a CDS encoding uncharacterized protein (EggNog:ENOG503NY46; COG:S) produces the protein MAKVEFSDEEEFDTFNEPVMDDSATSNQKDDDDFGSFDSASFDDFEAPTAPKTLSKYMKIDGFSAANEEFDRQLDALLDTILPGDGETPKERPQTPISSLLDDRSSMILNQLNKIPHLKPNNWVRSHIRHNLLIKLGIPINLDEIKDEKTAFLNPNNLKSSATRRKSINEQDIDWDGIAIPEFKQLKLSQNERSELMTKTNDILSQIETDNLNNSSKSFLDGCSEDKVHQKLEQLRHNSDQLLKLASVWKDQFEDLKKNSEIYESVVQNLIGYSQKLERNELLNSLKHVKSSTHKRKSAWR, from the coding sequence ATGGCCAAAGTCGAGTTCagtgacgaagaagaattcGATACGTTCAACGAGCCTGTAATGGACGATTCCGCCACCCTGAATCAAAAGGATGACGACGACTTCGGATCGTTTGACAGTGCGTcttttgatgactttgaagcACCCACCGCTCCCAAGACTCTCAGCAAATATATGAAAATCGATGGTTTCTCCGCCGCTAACGAAGAGTTTGACCGCCAGTTGGATGCACTATTGGACACCATTCTCCCCGGTGATGGCGAGACCCCAAAAGAGCGGCCACAAACACCCATATCATCGTTGTTGGATGATCGGTCCAGTATGATTCTCAACCAACTCAATAAGATCCCTCATTTGAAACCCAACAACTGGGTCCGTCTGCACATCCGCCacaatttgttgatcaagttgggcATTCCCATTAATCTTGACGAAATCAAAGACGAAAAAACGGCGTTTTTGAACCCTAATAACCTCAAATCGTCTGCCACCAGGCGCAAATCTATAAATGAGCAGGACATTGACTGGGACGGCATAGCGATTCCAGAGTTCAAGCAGCTCAAGCTTTCGCAAAACGAACGAAGTGAACTTATGACCAAGACAAACGATATTCTCTCACAGATAGAGACggacaacttgaacaattcgTCAAAGTCATTTTTAGACGGATGCAGTGAAGATAAAGTGCACCAGAAACTCGAACAGCTCAGGCACAACCTGgaccagttgttgaagttggcgAGTGTATGGAAGGACCAGTTTGAGGacctcaagaagaactcggAAATCTATGAGTCAGTGGTGCAAAACTTGATTGGATACAGCCAGAAACTCGAGCGAAACGAGCTTTTGAACAGCTTGAAGCACGTCAAGTCATCGACACATAAGAGAAAGTCTGCATGGAGGTAG
- a CDS encoding peptidyl-tRNA hydrolase (COG:J; EggNog:ENOG503PVE9), which translates to MSDSQFVIFSIGNPGAIARHSCGHLVLKAAMEHFGAKQLQKSGVYSSSSINNITFVKSNCYMNESEKALKRYFEANKKRPDSAIVIVLYDDFELDLGRVRISQFKKNESHNGVKSVSRVFQEMKNFYKLGVGIGPKPVSATKDTIATWVLSNFRLQEKEVLEQKGIPLAIDYLEYIVEAEGEVADCNKVNAYFTKAR; encoded by the coding sequence ATGAGCGACAGCCAGTTTGTGATATTCTCCATCGGAAACCCGGGGGCCATCGCACGCCACTCATGTGGACATCTTGTGCTCAAAGCCGCCATGGAGCACTTTGGGGCCAAACAGCTACAGAAATCGGGGGTGTATTCGCTGAGCTCCATTAACAATATCACATTcgtcaagtccaactgCTATATGAATGAGTCTGAAAAAGCCCTCAAACGGTACTTTGAGGCAAATAAGAAACGGCCAGACTCAGCAATCGTTATTGTATTGTACGATGACTttgagttggacttgggcCGTGTACGGATCTCTcagttcaagaagaatgaatCTCATAATGGAGTGAAATCGGTGCTGAGGGTGTTTCaggagatgaagaatttcTATAAATTAGGGGTGGGGATCGGGCCCAAGCCCGTCAGCGCCACCAAGGACACCATTGCTACGTGGGTGCTATCGAATTTCAGGCTTCAGGAGAAAGAGGTGCTCGAACAGAAGGGTATTCCTTTGGCTATCGACTATTTGGAGTACATAGTTGAGGCCGAGGGAGAGGTGGCAGACTGTAACAAGGTGAATGCGTACTTTACCAAGGCGAGATAG
- a CDS encoding uncharacterized protein (EggNog:ENOG503NVQ8; COG:I) — MYKIPFWPGDTLYTSQALDKPSCKPLYDETNDYINEDHIHEFAKALVWDSEEDLGENDISLRNQMDALGAVDGGDMAAGLSPTRRSSKPDLIVSKSDWYPVHTPMAASDSNTKEPRSKRASKSNDSKHATNEFRASAGYLLLRWPILIGVLMWMGFLGGCYSAVRFWVALSEYYFTWTGDRKRLRDRLRASKTYEEWVANALALDRFLNLDKWSSNPKFSYYDYKTLRLTINKLRQLKNANMDSELLIMLQGCVKTNFAGIENRQLYSHRYYGTKNLVEDYIQLVTECIDHITDSESIPFATKRKFFRFISKNYGKTALCLSGGACFAYTHFGVIKALLDNNLLPSIVSGTSGGGVVAALACTRTDEELKKLLVPELARKITACEDPWWVWVPRFWRTGARFDSIAWARKCNFFTKGSMTFQEAFKYTGRKLNVSTVPADPHSPVILCNNITSPNCIIWSALLASSAVPGILNPVVLMMKNPDNGRVVPFSLGNKWRDGSLRTDIPIDALNTYYNVNFSVVSQVNPHISLFFYAPKGTVGRPVALPRRYTNRQKYASFRGGFLGAAVEQLLRLEITKWLKIIKNLDLLPHLLEQDWSNIWLQRFSGTITVWPRNRISDFLYILSDPTVERLEEMLMKGQRSMFPRLLFIRHRMTIERAIERGRKATRLGNKYETSHVMSSAGTVNDTEVHGVRYHGDDDETGSSEEDVTMLESPFARQFGWEEQVSASSRTASPEVTEDELEEPREPKRRYTVL, encoded by the coding sequence ATGTATAAAATACCTTTCTGGCCAGGTGACACATTATATACTTCTCAGGCACTAGACAAACCTAGTTGTAAGCCGCTATACGATGAGACCAATGACTATATAAACGAAGACCATATCCACGAGTTTGCAAAAGCTCTCGTGTGGGACAGTGAGGAAGACCTTGGAGAGAATGACATATCTTTACGCAATCAAATGGACGCTCTTGGCGCTGTGGACGGCGGAGATATGGCTGCTGGGCTCTCACCTACGCGACGCTCGTCCAAACCCGACCTAATCGTCTCCAAAAGTGACTGGTATCCTGTTCACACTCCGATGGCAGCAAGTGATTCCAACACAAAAGAACCACGCTCGAAGCGGGCTTCGAAGCTGAACGACTCCAAACATGCCACCAACGAGTTCCGGGCCAGTGCCGGCTACCTTTTGTTGCGGTGGCCGATTCTTATCGGTGTGTTGATGTGGATGGGGTTTTTGGGAGGATGCTACTCGGCTGTGCGGTTTTGGGTAGCGCTCCTGGAGTATTATTTCACCTGGACCGGCGACAGAAAGCGGCTCAGAGACCGACTCAGAGCGTCGAAGACGTACGAGGAGTGGGTTGCCAATGCATTGGCGTTGGACCGGTTTCTTAATCTTGATAAATGGTCAAGTAACCCCAAGTTTTCATACTACGACTACAAAACACTACGACTCACGATCAACAAGTTGCGACAACTCAAGAACGCCAACATGGATTCGGAGCTCTTGATAATGCTCCAAGGATGTGTGAAGACCAACTTTGCTGGTATTGAAAATAGACAGTTGTACTCCCACCGGTACTATGGCACCAAGAATCTCGTGGAAGACTACATCCAGTTGGTCACCGAGTGTATCGACCACATCACTGACTCGGAAAGCATTCCATTTGCCACGAAACGCAAGTTTTTCCGGTTTATTCTGAAGAATTATGGCAAAACTGCCTTGTGTTTGAGCGGAGGAGCCTGTTTTGCGTATACTCATTTTGGGGTGATCAAGGCCTTGCTTGATAACAACCTCCTTCCATCGATAGTGTCGGGGACGTCCGGGGGTGGGGTGGTGGCAGCTTTGGCGTGCACACGGacagatgaagaattgaagaagttgttggtacCTGAATTAGCCCGGAAAATCACCGCCTGTGAGGACCCCTGGTGGGTGTGGGTTCCGAGGTTCTGGCGGACCGGGGCCAGGTTTGACTCCATTGCCTGGGCCAGAAAGTGTaactttttcaccaaggGATCCATGacttttcaagaagcttttAAGTACACCGGCAGAAAGTTGAACGTTTCTACCGTGCCAGCGGACCCCCATTCGCCCGTGATTCTCTGCAACAACATCACGTCGCCCAACTGTATCATCTGGTCGGCACTTTTGGCATCGTCGGCGGTGCCGGGGATCTTGAATccggtggtgttgatgatgaaaaacCCAGATAATGGTCGAGTGGTGCCATTTTCATTGGGAAACAAGTGGAGAGATGGGTCCTTACGCACCGACATCCCTATCGACGCCTTGAATACCTACTACAACGTCAACTTTTCGGTGGTATCGCAGGTGAACCCGCACATCTCTCTCTTTTTCTACGCTCCAAAGGGTACGGTGGGCAGACCAGTGGCTCTTCCCCGGCGTTACACCAACCGGCAGAAGTACGCATCGTTCAGAGGGGGTTTTTTGGGGGCAGCGGTGGAACAGTTGTTGCGgcttgaaatcaccaagtggttgaagatcattaagaacttggacttgcTTCCACACTTGCTTGAGCAGGACTGGCTGAACATTTGGTTGCAGAGGTTTTCTGGAACCATCACCGTGTGGCCCCGGAACCGGATCCTGGACTTTTTGTACATCTTGAGTGACCCCACAGTGGAGCGGTTGGAGGAGATGCTCATGAAAGGTCAGAGGTCGATGTTTCCTAGATTGTTATTTATCAGGCACAGAATGACTATAGAACGGGCCATCGAGAGAGGCAGAAAAGCCACGAGGTTGGGCAACAAGTATGAGACTAGTCATGTGATGAGCCTGGCGGGTACGGTCAATGATACCGAAGTGCACGGAGTGCGGTACCACGGGGATGACGATGAGACGGGCTCGAGTGAGGAGGATGTTACGATGTTGGAGTCGCCGTTTGCGAGGCAGTTTGGTTGGGAAGAGCAGGTGTCTGCGTCGAGCCGGACGGCTAGTCCTGAGGTGACGGAGGATGAATTGGAGGAGCCAAGGGAGCCTAAGAGACGGTATACGGTTTTGTAG
- the UTR4 gene encoding enolase-phosphatase E1 (COG:E; EggNog:ENOG503P1UD), whose product MSPKVLVLDIEGTVCSISFVKDVLYPYFMDQFEVFLADLDYPLSNKPVGQTPTDTELINNIVAQFPQHATLDAVASHIRQLVANDVKDPILKSFQGFVWKLGYEKGDLLAPIYPDAINVIKTFSQHSKIYIYSSGSVKAQKLLFKYVKDGNNVVDLNQYLSGYFDITTAGSKQEASSYESILKSIGYDTNPSHVLFLSDNVKEIHAAKEAGIAVSIVDRPGNAPVSQDDIDTHGIVHSLEELPW is encoded by the coding sequence ATGAGCCCCAAAGTATTAGTACTCGACATCGAAGGTACTGTCTGCTCGATCTCCTTCGTCAAGGATGTGCTATACCCATACTTCATGGATCAATTCGAGGTTTTCTTGGCCGATTTGGACTACCCGTTGCTGAACAAGCCCGTTGGCCAAACCCCCACGGACAccgagttgatcaataatATCGTGGCTCAGTTCCCGCAGCACGCAACACTCGATGCTGTCGCATCACATATCCGCCAGTTGGTCGCCAATGACGTCAAGGACCCGATTCTTAAGTCGTTCCAGGGATTTGTGTGGAAATTGGGATATGAAAAAGGTGATTTGTTGGCACCCATTTACCCAGACGCTATCAATGTGATCAAGACGTTTTCTCAGCACAGTAAGATATACATCTACTCGAGCGGCAGTGTCAAGGCccagaagttgttgtttaAATACGTCAAAGATGGCAACAACGTGGTGGACTTGAACCAATACTTGAGTGGGTACTTTGACATCACCACGGCTGGATCCAAGCAAGAGGCTAGTTCGTACGAGAGTATTCTAAAGAGCATTGGCTACGACACCAATCCATCACATGTGTTGTTTTTGAGCGACAACGTGAAGGAAATCCACGCAGCAAAAGAAGCGGGCATAGCCGTCAGCATCGTCGACAGACCGGGCAACGCACCGGTTTCTCAGGATGACATTGACACTCACGGCATTGTGCACAGCTTGGAGGAGTTACCGTGGTAA
- the RAD23 gene encoding UV excision repair protein rad23 (EggNog:ENOG503NWKD; COG:L; BUSCO:EOG09264CST), whose translation MQITFKDFKKQKLTIDVEVDDTVLKTKETVASQKSCDVSQLKFVYSGKVLADDQSLGSYKIKEGDSIIYMISKAKKPVVPVAEPPTAATTGDSSESAASEPVAPTPSATTVAPVSEEAGSAFAQGSEREATIQNIMEMGYDRDQVEQALRAAFNNPHRAVEYLLTGIPESLQQPVEPPTAVEEDVDATPVAAETTQDDKDHDHDTSDRNVNLFEAAAAANNASAGEGDASDPVGELDDAAQLQLLREAIQTNPELIHELLEQISRSNPHIAQLIQQDPEGFINQFFGAGAEEGFEIDDEAMEEGEDAGVRIEISEEDQSAINRLCELGFDRNLVIQVYMACDKNEEVAADILFRDS comes from the exons ATGCAAATCACCTTtaaagacttcaagaagcAGAAGCTCACGATCGACGTCGAAGTCGACGACACG GTGTTGAAAACTAAAGAGACAGTCGCCAGCCAAAAACTGTGTGATGTATCCCAATTAAAGTTTGTGTACTCTGGAAAGGTGTTGGCAGACGACCAGAGTTTGGGGTCTTATAAGATCAAAGAAGGTGACTCGATCATTTACATGATTTCGAAGGCCAAGAAACCTGTTGTTCCAGTCGCCGAACCACCAACAGCCGCCACCACCGGTGATTCAAGCGAATCAGCCGCTAGCGAGCCCGTAGCACCTACTCCCAGTGCCACCACCGTGGCCCCAGTATCTGAAGAGGCTGGATCGGCCTTCGCTCAGGGTTCTGAGAGAGAAGCCACCATTCAAAACATAATGGAGATGGGATATGACAGGGACCAGGTGGAACAGGCGTTGAGGGCAGCCTTCAACAACCCACATAGAGCGGTGGAATACCTCTTGACGGGGATCCCCGAGTCCTTACAGCAGCCGGTTGAGCCTCCCACTGcggttgaagaagatgtcGATGCCACCCCTGTTGCAGCAGAAACTACCCAGGACGATAAGGACCATGATCACGACACCAGTGACAGAAACGTCAACTTGTTCGAAGCTGCTGCCGCCGCCAACAATGCCAGTGCCGGAGAAGGTGACGCCAGCGACCCGGTCGGTGAGTTGGACGACGCTGCCCAATTGCAATTGTTGCGGGAGGCCATACAAACCAACCCCGAGTTGATACACGAATTGTTGGAACAAATCCTGCGGTCCAACCCCCACATAGCTCAGTTGATTCAGCAAGACCCTGAAGGGTTCATCAATCAGTTTTTCGGAGCTGGCGCCGAGGAAGGATTTGAGATCGATGACGAAGCCAtggaagaaggtgaagatgcGGGTGTGAGAATCGAAATATCGGAAGAAGACCAAAGTGCCATCAACCGGTTGTGCGAGTTGGGCTTTGACCGCAACTTGGTGATTCAGGTGTACATGGCCTGTGATAAGAACGAAGAAGTGGCTGCTGACATTTTGTTCAGAGACTCATAG
- the RAD7 gene encoding UV-damaged DNA-binding protein rad7 (EggNog:ENOG503NZ1M; COG:S; BUSCO:EOG092621X3), which produces MSRRTKNTGSNVRGPNSALTEFLRVEGITDAFRRRREIQQDQAIEGITSGDSSTESSVAPTAAQEVSSNPLRQSSGTASRIENPSEEEDEIVQMRAAARRKRRAARRGSDGDDDFIGADDDDDDDDEDDEDYDSVARSASLGNEYKQSGQEDVCVECEKLFELTVYSRYDKVRRGYLCEDCNQELKQREKNTRRNQQNARRKRKKVAQALLDKTTVSIPTLQDICIKYITSNIDQVEALGGIGSINMNKISKILSKNRSLNNETMTLFLNPDSKSLEFWDCSNVDSDSFNKIASYCPNLESLTLFMCGQLHNDNFEYYSDKLTKLTELNLNGPFLINEVTWQDFFESCGKKLEKLEIRNTHRFSNDSLIGMLENCGKNLTSLKLSRLDGLTSAEVYELIPHYLTPNSLTHLEISYPKSEELVTDELLINLLAITGGSLVSLNVDGCTSLTNNFINEGISSFCKTLTHLSMKGLDQINEEANFKGFNEINGGLISLDLNKCIEMTEAVIYDILKQSCTTLVELNLNSLDNLSKNFFWQVLTDDYEELKVNFKENNADDSLTFYSGLSFPLLTTLNVGFVRSIDDQILNLLSKKCPKLKILEVFGDNRCTYKAKTRSDMIIIGRQGDAI; this is translated from the coding sequence ATGTCACGGCGTACAAAGAACACAGGGTCGAATGTAAGAGGGCCTAACTCTGCGTTGACAGAGTTTTTGCGGGTCGAGGGGATCACAGACGCGttcagaagaagacgcGAGATACAGCAGGACCAAGCGATCGAGGGCATTACTTCTGGAGACTCCAGCACCGAGTCGTCAGTGGCGCCCACAGCCGCCCAGGAAGTGTCCCTGAATCCCCTCCGCCAGCTGAGCGGCACGGCCAGTCGTATCGAGAACCCTAGTGAGGAGGAGGATGAAATCGTGCAAATGAGAGCGGCTGCTAGGCGAAAAAGACGTGCTGCTCGACGTGGAAgcgatggtgatgatgattttatcGGTGccgacgacgacgacgacgacgacgatgaggatgatgaagactaCGACTCGGTGGCCAGGTCCGCATCCTTGGGAAATGAGTACAAACAAAGTGGTCAGGAAGATGTGTGCGTGGAGTGTGAGAAGTTGTTCGAGTTGACGGTGTACTCGCGGTACGACAAGGTGCGGCGAGGATACTTGTGTGAAGACTGCAACCAGGAGTTGAAGCAGAGGGAGAAAAACACGCGTCGGAACCAGCAGAATGCTCGTAGAAAGAGGAAAAAAGTGGCCCAGGCGCTATTAGATAAGACTACCGTGAGTATTCCCACATTACAAGACATCTGCATAAAGTATATCACCAGCAACATTGATCAGGTGGAGGCATTGGGTGGGATTGGCTCCATCAACATGAATAAGATTTCGAAGATTTTGTCGAAAAACCGGTCTTTGAACAATGAGACCATGACGCTTTTCTTGAATCCAGACTCTAAGTCACTCGAGTTCTGGGACTGTTCCAATGTTGACTCAGactccttcaacaaaattgCCTCTTATTGTCCAAATCTCGAGAGCTTGACCCTTTTCATGTGTGGTCAGTTGCACAACGACAATTTCGAGTATTATAGTGACAAGCTCACCAAGTTGACAGAGTTGAATCTAAACGGGCCattcttgatcaatgagGTCACATGGCAggatttctttgaaagctGTGGAAAGAAACTCGAGAAGCTTGAAATAAGAAACACCCACCGGTTCAGCAACGACTCGTTGATTGGGATGCTTGAAAACTGTGGAAAGAATTTGACGAGCTTGAAGTTATCACGGTTGGACGGGCTCACTTCTGCCGAGGTATATGAGCTTATTCCTCATTACTTGACTCCTAACTCTCTCACACATTTGGAAATTAGTTATCCAAAGAGTGAAGAACTAGTGACAGATGAacttttgatcaacttgttggccatAACTGGAGGCTCTTTGGTGTCCTTGAACGTCGATGGGTGTACCAGTctcaccaacaatttcataAATGAAGGTATTTCTCTGTTCTGCAAGACGTTGACTCATTTGTCGATGAAAGGTTTGGACCAAATCAACGAAGAAGCTAACTTCAAAGGCTTCAACGAAATAAATGGTGGTTTGATTTCCCTTGATTTGAATAAATGCATTGAGATGACTGAAGCCGTGATTTATGATATCTTGAAACAATCTTGTACAACACTAGTCgaattgaacttgaattcaCTCGACAAcctttccaaaaactttttTTGGCAAGTGTTGACAGATGACTACGAAGAGTTAAAggtcaacttcaaagagaACAATGCGGATGATTCGTTGACATTTTATTCGGGACTCTCATTTCCTTTATTGACCACTTTGAACGTAGGATTCGTGAGGTCTATAGATGATCAGATCCTAAACCTATTAAGCAAAAAATGccccaagttgaagattttggaggtgtttggtgataataGGTGTACCTACAAGGCCAAAACTAGAAGTGACATGATTATTATAGGAAGACAAGGAGATGCCATATAG